A genomic segment from Syntrophotalea acetylenivorans encodes:
- the pgm gene encoding phosphoglucomutase (alpha-D-glucose-1,6-bisphosphate-dependent), translated as MALHPLAGLPAPKSILSNIPRLVSDYYTRHPDLSDATNLVSFGTSGHRGSSVKGTFNEDHILAIVQAICDYRKDAGIDGPLFLGMDTHALSEPAHATALEILAANGVEVRIAKDFGYTPTPVISHAILTYNRDRQERLADGIVVTPSHNPPDNGGIKYNPPNGGPADTDVTSRIADLANTCLRQGLKEIKRLPYEQALAAPSTIFYDYVTPYVDDLSNVIDMEAIKKAGLRIAADALGGSGLGFWQPIAEKYGLNIELINGHPDPTFSFMCVDKDGKIRMDCSSASAMAGLIKLKDKYDIAFGNDPDFDRHGIVTPSAGLMNPNHYLAVAISYLFSHRSGWSKDAAVGKTLVSSSMIDRVAADLGRTLSEVPVGFKWFVDGLVDGSYGFGGEESAGASFLRKDGTVWSTDKDGIILCLLAAEITAVTGRDPSRHYQDLVQKFGDPVYARIDAEATPAQKAVLGKLSPDQITADTLAGEAITAKLTNAPGNGAGIGGLKVTSKNGWFAARPSGTEDIYKIYAESFKGEEHLRQIQDQAKTIVSEAFKAAGA; from the coding sequence ATGGCGCTTCACCCCTTGGCAGGTCTTCCGGCACCGAAATCGATCCTCTCCAATATCCCCAGACTTGTAAGCGATTACTACACGCGGCACCCCGACCTGAGTGACGCAACAAATCTGGTATCTTTCGGTACTTCTGGCCACCGGGGTTCTTCGGTTAAAGGCACTTTTAACGAGGACCATATTCTCGCCATCGTGCAGGCGATTTGCGATTATCGCAAAGATGCCGGAATCGACGGACCCCTTTTTTTGGGGATGGATACTCATGCCCTTTCCGAGCCGGCACACGCTACCGCCCTGGAAATATTGGCGGCTAACGGCGTGGAGGTACGCATCGCCAAGGACTTCGGCTATACCCCCACGCCGGTCATCTCCCATGCCATCCTCACTTACAACCGGGACCGGCAGGAGCGCCTTGCCGACGGGATTGTTGTCACCCCTTCCCACAATCCACCGGACAATGGCGGTATCAAGTATAATCCGCCCAATGGCGGCCCGGCCGATACCGACGTCACCTCGAGGATCGCTGACCTGGCCAACACCTGTCTGCGTCAGGGGCTGAAGGAGATCAAGCGCCTCCCCTATGAGCAGGCGCTTGCCGCACCGTCAACGATTTTCTACGACTATGTCACTCCTTACGTTGATGACCTGAGCAATGTTATCGACATGGAAGCGATCAAAAAGGCCGGTCTGCGTATCGCCGCCGATGCCTTGGGCGGCTCCGGCCTCGGCTTCTGGCAACCGATCGCGGAAAAATACGGCCTGAATATCGAGCTGATCAACGGCCACCCCGACCCTACCTTCAGTTTCATGTGCGTCGACAAGGACGGCAAAATTCGTATGGACTGTTCCTCCGCCAGCGCCATGGCGGGCCTGATCAAGCTCAAGGACAAATACGACATCGCCTTCGGCAACGACCCCGACTTCGATCGGCACGGCATCGTCACCCCGTCGGCAGGGCTGATGAATCCAAATCACTATCTGGCCGTGGCCATCAGTTACCTTTTCAGTCATCGCAGCGGATGGTCCAAGGATGCTGCAGTAGGCAAGACCCTGGTCTCTTCATCGATGATCGACCGCGTAGCCGCTGACCTGGGACGCACCCTTTCGGAGGTTCCGGTGGGGTTCAAGTGGTTCGTCGACGGGCTGGTGGACGGTTCCTACGGGTTCGGCGGCGAAGAAAGCGCCGGTGCTTCTTTTCTGCGAAAGGACGGCACCGTCTGGTCTACCGACAAGGACGGAATCATCCTTTGCTTGTTGGCCGCCGAGATCACCGCCGTGACGGGTCGCGACCCGTCACGGCACTATCAGGACCTGGTGCAGAAGTTTGGCGACCCCGTTTACGCTCGTATCGATGCCGAAGCGACTCCCGCACAAAAGGCTGTTCTCGGCAAACTTTCTCCTGACCAGATTACCGCGGACACTCTCGCCGGCGAAGCGATTACCGCCAAGCTCACCAACGCTCCCGGTAACGGCGCCGGGATCGGCGGGCTCAAGGTCACCAGCAAAAACGGTTGGTTCGCTGCCCGTCCCTCGGGTACCGAGGATATTTACAAAATCTACGCGGAATCGTTCAAAGGTGAGGAACATTTGAGGCAAATTCAGGATCAGGCCAAGACGATCGTTAGTGAAGCGTTCAAGGCTGCAGGGGCTTAG
- a CDS encoding PA2779 family protein produces the protein MNVRCSRILDLRICWMVLLTFCVFSLIPSNGSASLVESRLSSGETLSQRSIELNKIRQALETDVVAQRLADFGLSQEEVAAKLPTLSDDQLHQLAGLSDSLAEGGVLGTVIAVLLIVLLVVVILKLANKEIIIR, from the coding sequence ATGAATGTAAGGTGTTCTCGAATTCTTGATCTGCGTATCTGCTGGATGGTGTTGTTGACCTTCTGCGTGTTCTCCCTGATCCCCTCTAATGGCAGCGCCTCGTTGGTGGAGAGCCGCCTTTCCAGTGGAGAAACCCTTAGCCAAAGGAGTATAGAACTAAACAAGATTCGCCAGGCTCTGGAAACGGATGTCGTAGCGCAACGCCTCGCCGATTTCGGCTTATCCCAAGAGGAGGTGGCGGCTAAGCTGCCGACTTTGAGCGACGATCAGCTTCACCAGCTCGCCGGTCTGTCCGACAGTCTCGCCGAAGGGGGAGTGTTGGGGACGGTTATCGCTGTGCTGCTGATCGTGTTGCTGGTGGTTGTGATCCTCAAGCTGGCCAATAAGGAAATCATCATTCGATGA
- a CDS encoding cysteine peptidase family C39 domain-containing protein, which produces MRGLSGCKGFLRWRLGGLLLICLTSACSPLKVSPIRTDSAAGRIIEGVSFYAQEGRYDCGPAALASLLGQRGESVSLEEIRAATYTPGLQGSLLPDLENYARSLDYGTRSGRGDLALLRKAVDADTPVLIPLEMGRWKLTRPHYVVVYGYEGSDFVVHAGKQGNMTIAAVDLERRWQRLNRLYLYLE; this is translated from the coding sequence ATGAGGGGTTTGAGTGGTTGCAAAGGGTTTCTGCGGTGGCGGTTGGGAGGGCTGCTGCTGATCTGTTTGACCTCTGCTTGTAGTCCTTTGAAGGTTTCTCCGATCAGGACAGATTCCGCGGCCGGTCGGATCATCGAAGGGGTCTCCTTTTATGCCCAGGAGGGGCGATACGATTGCGGTCCGGCCGCCTTGGCTTCATTGTTGGGTCAGCGGGGAGAAAGTGTGTCCCTGGAAGAAATTCGTGCGGCGACTTATACCCCTGGTTTGCAAGGCAGTCTGTTGCCTGATCTGGAAAACTATGCCCGCAGTCTCGATTATGGGACCCGTTCCGGGCGGGGCGATCTGGCTTTACTGAGAAAAGCAGTCGATGCCGATACTCCGGTGCTGATCCCCCTGGAGATGGGCCGCTGGAAGTTGACTCGGCCCCACTATGTGGTGGTGTATGGGTATGAAGGCAGCGATTTTGTCGTTCATGCCGGGAAGCAAGGAAACATGACCATTGCCGCGGTAGATTTGGAACGGCGTTGGCAAAGGTTGAATCGCCTGTATCTGTATCTGGAGTAA
- a CDS encoding tetratricopeptide repeat protein — translation MLRCCFLVVLTLLLAGCSLPRVVVLHDPLDAQEHNDLGVSYQANGEFDLALREYRRAAELNGDWAKPLINGGNSLAALEQWSQAAELYRSALQRQPEQTEAMNNLAWVLLQQGDLVQARQWAERAVENSPHTAAFIDTLAAVKARQEQTSPPR, via the coding sequence ATGCTGCGTTGTTGTTTTTTGGTTGTGTTGACCCTGTTGCTGGCCGGATGCAGCCTGCCGAGGGTTGTCGTGCTGCACGACCCTCTCGACGCTCAGGAGCATAACGACCTGGGCGTAAGTTATCAGGCCAATGGGGAGTTTGACCTGGCTCTGCGCGAATACCGGCGGGCCGCAGAACTCAATGGTGACTGGGCCAAGCCGCTGATCAACGGGGGGAATTCTCTGGCGGCGCTAGAGCAATGGTCTCAGGCCGCCGAACTCTACCGGAGCGCACTACAACGACAACCCGAACAGACCGAAGCGATGAACAATCTTGCCTGGGTTCTGTTGCAGCAAGGGGACTTGGTGCAGGCCCGTCAATGGGCGGAAAGAGCGGTGGAAAATAGCCCCCACACGGCAGCTTTCATCGATACACTGGCGGCTGTTAAGGCCCGTCAGGAGCAGACGTCCCCACCGCGTTGA
- a CDS encoding phenylacetate--CoA ligase family protein, with product MYWEPEIEQLPSTRLQQLQLERLRKTIDRAGRSPFYRQQFAAAGVASGKLQHIDDIRSLPFTTKDDLRNHFPYGFLTVPKDGPVRLHCSSGTTGNPTVIFHDQHDLASWANLVARSLYCAGVRPTDVFQNICGYGLFTGGLGFQYGAEHLGALVIPAAAGNSRRQIKLMQDFGTTAVHTIPSYLLRLHNVFTELGLDPRRDTDLRMFVIGAEPHSEGQRRRIEELFGVSAYNSYGLSEMNGPGVAFECREQNGLHIWEDCFVVEIIDPETLQPLPDGEQGELVLTTLDRQAMPLLRYRTRDLTRILPEPCPCGRTHRRLDRISGRSDDMLILKGCNIFPMQIEKVLMRFAEVGSDYLIVVENCNGSDEMQIQVEVQKEWFTGNMEALENLSRKISHAVRDEILVTPAIRLVEPGSLPKSEGKAVRVQDLRKPQESV from the coding sequence ATGTACTGGGAACCGGAGATCGAACAGCTGCCGTCGACGCGTCTGCAGCAATTGCAGCTCGAAAGGTTGCGCAAGACCATCGACCGCGCCGGGCGTTCACCTTTTTATCGTCAGCAGTTCGCTGCCGCCGGTGTCGCTTCGGGGAAGTTGCAGCATATTGATGATATTCGCAGCCTGCCTTTTACCACCAAGGACGATCTGCGCAACCATTTCCCCTACGGTTTCCTGACCGTTCCCAAGGACGGCCCGGTGCGTTTGCACTGTTCAAGCGGCACCACCGGTAATCCCACAGTGATTTTCCACGATCAGCACGATCTGGCTTCTTGGGCCAACCTGGTGGCCCGATCCCTTTATTGTGCCGGTGTGCGGCCGACGGACGTGTTTCAGAATATCTGCGGTTACGGCCTGTTTACTGGCGGCCTCGGTTTTCAATACGGTGCCGAGCATCTTGGCGCCCTGGTGATTCCTGCTGCTGCCGGCAATAGCCGCCGTCAGATCAAGTTGATGCAGGATTTTGGTACTACGGCGGTGCATACTATCCCCAGTTATCTGCTGCGCCTTCACAATGTTTTCACGGAACTCGGCCTCGATCCCCGCCGGGACACCGACCTGCGAATGTTTGTCATTGGAGCCGAGCCTCATAGCGAGGGGCAACGGCGCCGTATCGAGGAATTGTTCGGTGTCAGCGCCTATAATTCCTACGGCCTGTCGGAGATGAACGGCCCGGGGGTGGCCTTTGAATGCCGGGAGCAGAACGGACTGCATATCTGGGAGGATTGCTTCGTGGTCGAAATCATCGATCCGGAAACCCTTCAGCCGCTGCCCGATGGCGAACAGGGCGAACTGGTGTTGACCACCCTCGACCGCCAAGCCATGCCTTTGCTGCGCTATCGGACCCGGGATTTGACCCGCATTCTTCCCGAACCTTGCCCTTGCGGGCGGACGCATCGCCGTCTTGATCGTATCAGCGGCCGCAGTGATGATATGCTTATTCTCAAGGGGTGTAATATTTTCCCCATGCAGATCGAAAAAGTTCTGATGCGTTTTGCCGAGGTTGGCAGTGACTATTTGATCGTTGTGGAGAACTGCAACGGCAGCGATGAGATGCAGATTCAGGTCGAGGTACAGAAAGAATGGTTCACCGGCAATATGGAGGCCTTGGAGAATCTTTCCCGCAAGATCAGCCATGCCGTTCGCGATGAAATTCTTGTGACCCCTGCCATTCGCCTGGTCGAGCCGGGCAGTCTGCCCAAAAGTGAGGGGAAGGCGGTACGGGTTCAGGATTTGCGCAAGCCACAGGAGTCAGTATGA
- a CDS encoding ACT domain-containing protein, with protein sequence MIAHQVSVFLENKPGRLEKITAVLKEQQLNIRAMTLSTSTAGWGILNLLVDQPERACQVLTETGHPAALREIVVAKMADVPGTLHDMLLLLAKAGLNVQNAYGTVLGDQRSAILVIDVEDAESVQHIFSEAGVETLSTEQVYRI encoded by the coding sequence ATGATCGCTCATCAGGTATCCGTGTTTTTGGAAAACAAGCCGGGCCGGCTGGAGAAGATTACCGCAGTTCTCAAAGAACAACAGCTCAACATCCGTGCCATGACCCTGTCGACGAGTACTGCCGGCTGGGGGATTCTCAATCTGCTGGTCGATCAGCCTGAGAGAGCCTGCCAGGTTCTTACAGAAACCGGCCATCCGGCAGCGCTCAGGGAGATAGTGGTAGCGAAAATGGCCGATGTGCCTGGCACCTTGCACGATATGTTGTTGTTGCTGGCCAAGGCAGGTCTCAACGTTCAGAATGCCTATGGTACGGTGCTCGGCGACCAGCGTAGCGCCATTCTGGTTATCGATGTTGAGGATGCCGAATCGGTTCAGCATATTTTTAGCGAGGCCGGAGTGGAAACCCTCAGTACAGAACAGGTCTATCGTATCTGA
- a CDS encoding chloride channel protein, with amino-acid sequence MSKSHHISPLDALSWLRHRSPALFSRLGITENTFMVMLALAIGILAGLGNFVFRQTIELIHWAVIEQGKEFFAISFEHWSMARCWALFFPVIGGLLMIPFGVFFAKDLKFGFPDFLERANLRGAKFPGRTILTRGLASAITLGTGGSAGQEGPIAQIGGAIGSQAGQVFKMSGERLKVLVACGVAGGIAATFNAPIAGVFFAHEIVLLAAFELSSFTAIVISSGIATVVSRALLGDVPALRAPSYSVAHPWELIFYVVLGMLVGLLAVGFIDFHYRVKDRFTALKLHPLAKPVLGGALVGVIGIVFPQIFGNGYEFMETVLRGEGIFWMLAALVLVKALATSLTLGSGLPGGLFAPSMYIGAVTGGAFGKLLQGLFPGVVTLPGTYALVGMGAFLAAATHAPMTAIFLLFEMTGSYDIIIPIMLSCVIGTAISRRFKDDSLDTVELSRAGIDLEAGKERNIMKSLKVGEVMTRDPESIPENMTLRQFNKFMASTRHTNFPLINSSGALTGIISVQDFMGVVFEPDLLDLVVVKELATLDVITVNQDENLDSAMRKIGYRNIEQLPVVDWNNGNKLLGIVSRRDMVSAYNRALMVRQLEEVGDE; translated from the coding sequence ATGAGCAAATCACATCATATTTCTCCCTTGGATGCCCTTTCCTGGCTGCGTCATCGCAGTCCGGCCCTTTTCAGCCGCCTTGGTATTACCGAAAATACTTTCATGGTCATGCTGGCCTTGGCTATCGGTATTTTGGCCGGGCTAGGCAACTTTGTTTTTCGCCAGACCATTGAGCTGATCCATTGGGCGGTGATCGAGCAGGGCAAGGAATTTTTTGCTATTTCCTTTGAACACTGGAGCATGGCCCGCTGTTGGGCTCTGTTCTTCCCCGTTATTGGCGGTTTGCTGATGATTCCTTTCGGGGTCTTTTTTGCCAAAGACCTCAAGTTCGGGTTCCCTGATTTTCTTGAGCGTGCCAATTTGCGCGGCGCCAAATTCCCCGGCCGAACCATCTTGACCCGGGGCCTGGCCAGCGCTATCACCCTCGGTACCGGTGGTTCTGCGGGCCAGGAAGGACCCATCGCCCAGATCGGCGGCGCCATCGGCAGTCAGGCCGGTCAGGTGTTCAAGATGAGCGGCGAACGGCTCAAGGTGCTTGTCGCCTGCGGCGTGGCCGGTGGCATTGCCGCCACCTTCAATGCGCCCATCGCCGGGGTCTTTTTTGCCCACGAAATCGTCTTGCTGGCCGCCTTTGAGCTGAGCAGCTTTACCGCCATCGTCATCAGCAGCGGTATCGCTACGGTGGTCTCCCGGGCTTTGCTTGGGGATGTGCCGGCACTGCGGGCGCCGTCCTATTCGGTGGCCCATCCCTGGGAGCTGATCTTTTACGTGGTGCTCGGCATGTTGGTAGGGCTGTTGGCGGTAGGTTTTATCGATTTTCACTATCGGGTCAAGGATCGTTTTACCGCCCTGAAGCTGCATCCTTTGGCCAAGCCGGTTCTCGGCGGTGCCCTGGTCGGCGTCATCGGTATTGTTTTTCCGCAGATCTTCGGCAACGGTTATGAATTCATGGAAACGGTGCTGCGGGGCGAGGGTATCTTCTGGATGCTGGCGGCGCTGGTTCTGGTCAAGGCATTGGCGACTTCTCTGACCCTCGGGTCGGGGCTTCCCGGCGGGCTTTTCGCTCCTTCCATGTATATCGGTGCGGTAACCGGCGGTGCCTTCGGTAAACTCTTGCAGGGGCTGTTTCCCGGCGTGGTTACTTTGCCGGGAACCTATGCCCTGGTCGGCATGGGAGCGTTTCTGGCGGCTGCTACCCATGCACCCATGACCGCCATCTTTCTGCTCTTCGAGATGACCGGGTCCTACGACATCATTATCCCCATTATGCTCTCCTGTGTGATCGGTACCGCCATCAGTCGTCGTTTCAAGGACGACAGCCTTGATACGGTGGAGCTGTCCCGGGCCGGTATCGACCTGGAGGCCGGCAAAGAGCGCAATATCATGAAATCCCTGAAAGTCGGTGAGGTCATGACCCGCGATCCCGAGTCGATTCCCGAGAACATGACTCTGCGTCAGTTCAACAAATTCATGGCCAGTACCCGGCACACCAATTTTCCTCTGATCAACAGCAGTGGCGCGCTGACAGGCATCATTTCAGTGCAGGATTTTATGGGCGTGGTTTTTGAACCCGACCTGCTTGACCTGGTCGTTGTCAAAGAGCTGGCGACTCTCGATGTGATCACTGTTAACCAGGACGAAAATCTCGACAGCGCCATGCGCAAGATAGGGTATCGCAATATCGAGCAGCTTCCGGTGGTAGATTGGAATAACGGCAACAAGTTGCTCGGCATCGTCTCCCGCCGGGACATGGTGTCGGCCTACAACCGGGCCTTGATGGTTCGTCAGCTTGAAGAGGTCGGCGATGAGTGA
- a CDS encoding ATP-dependent helicase — protein sequence MSDLLTSLNEMQQQAVLHQDGPLLILAGAGSGKTRTLTHRVAHLIREGGVAPWQILAVTFTNKAAAEMRERLENLLGSSELPWVSTFHAACVRILRRDIESLGYTGDFTIYDDQDQQRLLRDCLKELNIPEKTLKPRSAAAAIDSAKNSGLLPDQLDRSDYYGEMTARVYELYQHRLQRANALDFGDLLLCAVRLFEEHPEVLARYANRFHHLLVDEFQDTNQVQYRLVKMLAAGHGNLCVVGDDDQSIYAWRGAEISNILNFERDFTGTKVIRLEQSYRSSSTILEAAGEVVARNVGRKGKTLWTDNPAGEPITLKDCSDDLTEARFVAAEVAKLKLSGRHLRDVAVFYRTNAQSRSLEEALVAERLPYVMVGGVKFFARMEVKDVLAYLRTLVNPADALSAKRIVNVPARGIGAKTVERIAVLEQEAGGFLPACRLALQRGLLKGAAANKVSKFVALMDDFQGRLAQLPFPQLTAELIEETGYGPLLREEARGAMTEGERQEAKGRLENLEQLLAGMEEHQSTDRTLQDFLEQVALVADLDAYDGSHDRVTLMTLHAAKGLEFPVVFMTGMEEGLFPHSRSGDEGDDIEEERRLCYVGMTRAMDKLYLSHARRRRIYGDFQYNPPSRFLVEFPSRLLEDSEQPTLRHAASHNLASVFDEAGTSQETNHNLAAVFDQSEPKSAASHNLASVFEDLAPEPMAADDFFEDEVRQVPEAELGPRLGQQVRHAKFGVGTIRRLEGKGDNQKVSIYFRTVGLKKLLLKFAGLEPA from the coding sequence ATGAGTGATTTGCTCACATCCCTCAATGAGATGCAGCAACAGGCGGTTTTGCACCAGGATGGTCCCCTGTTGATTCTGGCCGGAGCCGGGTCGGGTAAGACTCGCACCCTGACTCACCGGGTGGCCCACTTGATCCGGGAAGGGGGGGTAGCTCCCTGGCAGATTCTGGCCGTGACCTTTACCAATAAGGCGGCTGCCGAGATGCGCGAGCGGCTCGAAAACTTGCTCGGTTCGAGCGAGTTGCCCTGGGTGAGCACCTTTCATGCGGCCTGCGTACGGATTTTACGGCGGGACATTGAATCCCTCGGCTATACCGGCGATTTCACCATTTACGACGATCAGGATCAGCAGCGACTGCTGCGGGACTGTCTCAAGGAACTCAATATTCCGGAGAAGACCCTCAAGCCCCGCTCGGCGGCAGCCGCCATAGACAGCGCCAAAAATAGCGGCCTGTTGCCTGACCAGCTCGATCGCAGCGATTACTACGGCGAGATGACGGCCCGGGTCTACGAACTCTATCAGCACCGCTTGCAAAGGGCCAACGCTCTCGATTTCGGTGACCTGCTGCTCTGTGCGGTACGTTTGTTCGAGGAGCATCCAGAGGTGTTGGCCCGATATGCGAATCGCTTCCACCATCTGCTGGTCGACGAATTTCAGGACACCAACCAGGTGCAGTATCGCTTGGTCAAAATGCTGGCCGCCGGCCACGGAAATTTGTGTGTGGTCGGGGACGATGACCAGTCCATCTATGCCTGGCGCGGTGCCGAGATCAGCAATATCCTCAACTTCGAAAGGGACTTTACCGGTACCAAAGTGATTCGCCTGGAGCAGAGCTACCGTTCGTCGTCGACAATTCTTGAAGCGGCGGGCGAGGTGGTGGCCCGCAATGTCGGCCGTAAGGGGAAAACGCTGTGGACCGACAACCCCGCCGGGGAGCCCATTACACTCAAGGACTGTAGTGATGACCTGACCGAGGCACGGTTTGTCGCTGCCGAAGTCGCAAAATTGAAGTTGTCCGGGCGTCATTTGCGCGACGTGGCGGTATTCTATCGCACCAACGCCCAGTCTCGCTCTCTGGAGGAGGCTCTGGTGGCCGAGCGGCTCCCCTACGTGATGGTTGGTGGGGTCAAGTTTTTTGCCCGTATGGAAGTCAAGGACGTACTGGCCTATCTGCGCACCCTGGTCAATCCGGCCGATGCGTTGTCTGCCAAGCGTATCGTCAACGTGCCTGCCCGGGGAATCGGCGCCAAAACGGTGGAACGTATCGCCGTTCTGGAACAGGAGGCGGGCGGCTTTTTGCCGGCCTGCCGCCTGGCGCTACAGCGTGGCCTCCTTAAGGGGGCTGCGGCCAATAAAGTGAGCAAATTCGTTGCGCTGATGGACGATTTTCAAGGTCGGCTGGCTCAGCTGCCTTTTCCTCAATTGACCGCTGAACTCATCGAAGAAACGGGTTACGGGCCGCTCCTTAGAGAAGAGGCCCGGGGAGCTATGACCGAAGGGGAGCGCCAGGAAGCCAAAGGGCGACTGGAGAACCTTGAACAGTTGCTGGCGGGCATGGAGGAACATCAGTCCACGGATCGTACCTTGCAGGATTTTCTCGAGCAGGTGGCCCTGGTTGCCGATCTTGACGCCTACGACGGCAGCCATGACCGGGTGACTCTCATGACCCTGCATGCCGCCAAGGGCCTTGAATTCCCGGTGGTGTTCATGACCGGCATGGAAGAGGGACTGTTTCCCCACAGCCGCAGTGGCGACGAGGGCGATGATATAGAGGAGGAGCGCAGGTTGTGTTATGTCGGCATGACCCGGGCTATGGACAAACTGTACCTCAGTCACGCCCGACGGCGACGTATCTACGGCGACTTTCAGTACAACCCGCCGAGTCGTTTTCTGGTCGAATTTCCCTCTCGGCTTCTGGAGGATAGCGAGCAACCGACTTTGCGTCACGCCGCCAGCCACAACCTGGCTTCGGTTTTCGATGAAGCCGGCACAAGTCAGGAAACCAACCACAACCTGGCTGCGGTGTTTGATCAATCGGAGCCAAAATCCGCTGCCAGCCACAATCTGGCTTCCGTGTTTGAGGATCTGGCCCCGGAACCGATGGCTGCGGACGATTTTTTTGAAGATGAGGTGCGTCAGGTGCCCGAGGCGGAGCTGGGACCACGCCTGGGTCAGCAGGTACGGCACGCCAAATTTGGAGTGGGTACCATCCGCCGCCTTGAGGGTAAGGGAGACAACCAGAAGGTTAGCATCTACTTCCGTACCGTCGGCCTGAAGAAGCTGTTGCTCAAGTTCGCCGGCTTGGAGCCGGCTTAA
- a CDS encoding DUF4139 domain-containing protein, translating into MRRKFGLYVTFALALTYGLGSWALIVGAEQDSKELRSTLEDQQSVAVTIYNRDLALIKDRRQVELPAGESLLALREVSGGMMAETALLRQLGGKGRLRVVEQSFDYDLLTPQKLLEKYVGKTVQVVRVHPQSGAETLEAATVLAANGGVVLRMGDRIETGVPGRLVYPDVPANLRDRPTLVVQLASDKAGPKELELSYLTSGLSWKADYVAELSADDDFIDLSGWVTLNNRSGSSYRNARLQLVAGDVHRVPPVVLERAAFEDRMVKTMAAAPAMVEESLLDYHLYTLERPTTIRQNQVKQVALLTASSIPVRKEYLIHGSEYYYRGLYGKLGEKIKASVFLEFDNRRENSLGMPLPKGILRVYKNDKAGNAQFVGEDSIDHTGKNQTVRLRLGAAFDVTAERTQTDFKKLASGRRENLVESAYLVELNNGSDKPVTVKLAEPLPGDWEIIDESLPHKKQDARTAVWQVEVPAEGKVLLTYRARVRY; encoded by the coding sequence ATGCGGAGAAAATTCGGATTATATGTAACGTTCGCTTTGGCGCTGACTTATGGTCTCGGCAGTTGGGCCTTGATCGTCGGTGCGGAACAAGATTCCAAAGAATTGCGAAGCACCTTGGAGGATCAGCAGTCGGTCGCGGTGACCATCTACAACAGGGATCTGGCCCTGATCAAGGATCGCCGGCAGGTGGAGTTGCCGGCAGGCGAAAGCTTGCTGGCGCTGCGGGAAGTGAGCGGAGGCATGATGGCAGAAACCGCCCTGCTGCGTCAGTTGGGCGGCAAGGGCCGGTTGCGGGTGGTGGAGCAGAGTTTCGATTACGACCTGCTGACTCCGCAGAAGCTGCTGGAAAAGTATGTTGGCAAGACGGTTCAGGTGGTACGGGTACATCCCCAAAGCGGCGCTGAAACCCTGGAAGCGGCAACGGTTCTTGCGGCCAACGGCGGGGTGGTGTTGCGCATGGGTGATCGCATCGAGACCGGCGTTCCAGGCCGGCTGGTCTATCCCGATGTGCCGGCCAACCTGCGGGACCGCCCGACCCTGGTGGTGCAGCTGGCCAGCGACAAGGCCGGGCCGAAGGAGCTGGAGCTCAGCTACCTGACCAGCGGCCTGTCCTGGAAGGCCGACTACGTGGCCGAACTCAGTGCCGATGATGATTTCATCGACCTGTCCGGCTGGGTGACACTCAATAATCGCAGCGGAAGCAGCTATCGCAACGCCCGTTTGCAGCTGGTAGCCGGCGACGTCCATCGGGTTCCGCCGGTGGTTCTGGAGCGCGCCGCTTTTGAAGACAGGATGGTCAAGACCATGGCTGCGGCCCCGGCCATGGTTGAAGAGAGCCTGCTCGATTATCATCTCTATACCCTCGAGCGTCCCACTACCATTCGTCAGAACCAGGTCAAGCAGGTCGCCCTGCTCACCGCGTCGTCGATACCGGTGCGCAAAGAATACCTCATCCACGGCAGCGAGTATTACTACCGCGGTCTGTACGGCAAGTTGGGCGAGAAGATCAAGGCGTCCGTGTTTCTAGAATTCGACAACCGGCGGGAAAACAGCCTTGGCATGCCGCTGCCGAAGGGCATTCTGCGGGTCTATAAGAACGACAAGGCCGGTAATGCTCAGTTCGTCGGTGAGGACAGTATTGACCACACCGGAAAAAACCAGACCGTGCGTCTGCGCCTCGGGGCCGCCTTCGACGTCACCGCCGAACGGACCCAGACCGATTTCAAAAAGCTGGCTTCCGGTCGGCGGGAGAACCTGGTTGAGAGTGCCTATCTTGTCGAGTTGAACAATGGCAGCGACAAACCGGTGACGGTCAAGCTGGCCGAACCGCTGCCCGGCGACTGGGAAATTATCGACGAGAGCCTGCCGCATAAGAAGCAGGATGCCCGCACTGCGGTGTGGCAGGTCGAGGTGCCGGCGGAAGGAAAGGTGTTGTTGACCTATCGGGCGCGGGTGCGGTATTGA